A genome region from Anastrepha obliqua isolate idAnaObli1 chromosome 4, idAnaObli1_1.0, whole genome shotgun sequence includes the following:
- the LOC129246325 gene encoding larval cuticle protein 4-like: MFKYLIFFVAIGLSAAAIQRGPFFGQNSGGRGASKSISSSRASGDEAHAEVKAMHSEVRADGFDYALETSNGIQSARSGDANGNIHGGFQWTSPEGEHVQISYVADENGYQPKSDLLPTPPPIPDAILRALEYIRTHPPKEEPQRPSRPSSSYTPPKKSSGRPRY, encoded by the exons ATGTTCAAATAT cTCATCTTCTTCGTCGCCATCGGGCTCAGTGCGGCTGCCATCCAACGTGGTCCATTCTTCGGTCAAAATAGCGGTGGTCGCGGGGCTAGCAAGAGCATCAGCAGCTCGCGTGCCTCCGGTGATGAAGCGCACGCCGAGGTGAAGGCAATGCATTCCGAGGTGCGTGCCGACGGCTTCGACTATGCGCTGGAGACCAGCAATGGCATACAATCTGCACGTTCGGGCGATGCGAACGGCAATATACATGGCGGTTTCCAGTGGACTTCTCCCGAAGGCGAGCATGTGCAAATCTCCTATGTGGCCGATGAGAATGGCTATCAGCCCAAGAGTGATCTTCTGCCAACCCCACCACCAATTCCAGATGCAATCCTCAGGGCACTCGAATACATACGCACTCACCCACCTAAAGAGGAACCTCAGCGTCCATCGAGGCCGTCTTCTTCCTAcacaccacccaaaaaatcgtctGGTCGACCAAGATACTAA
- the LOC129246326 gene encoding larval cuticle protein 2-like, with the protein MFKYVLLFAFIAYVSAGAVGKSDDAAAEITVLSSDVRPDGFEAALETSNSIRQVSSGDAAGNIKGEYEWVSPEGQTVKVSYIADANGYQPQSDLLPTSPPIPDAIVKELEYLAAHPSKESKN; encoded by the exons ATGTTCAAATAC GTACTACTCTTCGCTTTCATCGCCTACGTCTCAGCCGGTGCTGTAGGCAAATCCGATGATGCTGCTGCCGAAATCACAGTCCTTAGCTCCGATGTCCGCCCCGATGGTTTCGAAGCCGCTTTAGAAACCAGCAACAGCATCCGCCAAGTATCATCTGGTGACGCAGCGGGCAACATTAAGGGAGAATACGAATGGGTTTCGCCTGAAGGTCAAACCGTCAAAGTGAGCTACATTGCTGATGCAAATGGTTACCAACCACAGAGCGACCTTCTGCCCACATCCCCACCAATCCCAGACGCGATCGTCAAGGAACTCGAATACTTGGCTGCTCATCCCTCAAAGGAAAGCaagaactaa
- the LOC129246327 gene encoding larval cuticle protein 4-like codes for MFKYVLLFAFVAYVSASGGDSSAEIKVLSSDVRPDGFEAALETSNSIRQVSSGDAAGNIKGEYEWVSPEGQNVKVSYIADENGYQPQSDLLPTPPPIPALIAKALEYLAAHPSKESKN; via the exons atgttcaaatac GTACTACTCTTCGCTTTCGTCGCCTACGTCTCAGCCAGTGGTGGTGACTCTTCTGCCGAAATCAAAGTTCTTAGCTCCGATGTCCGCCCCGATGGTTTCGAAGCCGCTTTAGAAACCAGCAACAGCATCCGCCAAGTATCATCTGGTGACGCAGCGGGCAACATTAAGGGAGAATACGAATGGGTTTCGCCCGAAGGTCAAAACGTCAAAGTGAGCTACATTGCTGATGAAAACGGTTACCAGCCACAGAGTGACCTTCTGCCCACACCCCCACCAATCCCAGCGCTGATCGCTAAGGCACTCGAATACTTGGCTGCTCATCCCTCAAAGGAAAGCaagaactaa